A genome region from Piliocolobus tephrosceles isolate RC106 chromosome 8, ASM277652v3, whole genome shotgun sequence includes the following:
- the LOC111530613 gene encoding LOW QUALITY PROTEIN: uncharacterized protein LOC111530613 (The sequence of the model RefSeq protein was modified relative to this genomic sequence to represent the inferred CDS: deleted 1 base in 1 codon; substituted 1 base at 1 genomic stop codon), translated as MRDQSGAPPRERREGGPARRFMAAAGPLRTERASVLSQPNSGVEDPTPAGGRGQGRRRGREELESIGAGPGASVPILPALRPGLGGVWGDGAASLVFQAGSGSSRLGWPGRDLALYLALYRGWVCRSKGTANVAFPGTASPGFSRARQTRDLREPELQTPSHKASERAAEAGNPSGGAPHRDASGEWGASVPAWKGGWGDGXSGSGGRAKETILAFSSPAGGRIRGERVQAASNTRIWEEPDSTPN; from the exons ATGCGAGACCAGTCCGGAGCACCCCCGCGTGAGCGGCGGGAAGGAGGGCCCGCCCGGAGATTTATGGCCGCAGCCGGCCCCCTGCGCACCGAGCGCGCCTCCGTCCTTTCCCAGCCAAACAGTGGAGTGGAGGACCCGACCCCGGCTGGAGGAAGAGGCCAGGGCCGGAGGCGGGGCCGAGAGGAGCTGGAATCCATCGGGGCTGGGCCTGGCGCATCAGTCCCAATTCTGCCCGCCTTGCGCCCTGGTCTCGGTGGGGTGTGGGGCGATGGCGCCGCGTCCCTGGTCTTCCAGGCAGGTTCGGGCAGCTCCCGGCTGGGTTGGCCCGGCCGCGACTTGGCGCTGTAT TTGGCGCTTTATCGCGGCTGGGTCTGTCGCAGCAAGGGGACGGCGAACGTGGCTTTCCCGGGCACAGCCTCTCCGGGTTTTAGCCGCGCCCGCCAGACACGGGACCTGCGGGAACCGGAGCTTCAGACACCCAGCCACAAGGCCTCTGAGCGGGCAGCAGAAGCCGGCAATCCCTCAGGGGGTGCCCCTCACCGAGATGCCAGCGGAGAGTGGGGGGCTTCGGTCCCTGCCTGGAAAGGCGGTTGGGGCGATGGGTGAAGTGGCTCGGGTGGCCGGGCCAAGGAAACGATACTGGCTTTTTCTTCCCCCGCTGGGGGAAGGATAAGGGGAGAACGTGTCCAAGCGGCCAGCAACACCAGAATTTGGGAAGAACCGGATTCAACGCCGAATTGA